One window of the Salvia miltiorrhiza cultivar Shanhuang (shh) chromosome 6, IMPLAD_Smil_shh, whole genome shotgun sequence genome contains the following:
- the LOC130990110 gene encoding putative pentatricopeptide repeat-containing protein At3g13770, mitochondrial: MLRRSTQFFHHCNLQTFISIAINRNFSIHQSTKLDSFPPNFPNSNIAAPTFKLIHASSQEYDFMLNECVNRKHVRGGQTVQAHMIKTRYLRHVYLGGRLIVLYLKCGCLDDARMMFDEMPHRNVVSWTAMISGYTKSGFYYEALRHFVEMLRSGTNPNEFTFATVLTSCTSASQLECGRQIHSLIVKSSFISHVYVGSSLLDLYAKSGRIHEARLVFEGLPARDVVSCTAIVSGYAQLGFDKEALDLFCGLQREGMAFNHVTYACVLTALSGLAAFEYGRQVHGHVLRSHLSFYIVLENSLIDMYAKCGHLVYARRIFDEMRERSVISWNAMLGGYGKHGDGEAVVELYNKMREENKVNADSTTLLIVLSGCSHGGMEQIGLEFFDEAASTSGVDLGIEHYGCVVDLLGRAGQLERALQFVKEMPLEPNAAIWGSLLGACRAHQNFRVGKVAADHLLEIEPENAGNYVMLCNLYASDGRWHEVRKVRQLMKEKAVVKEPGKSWMALGQTLHTFYAGDRSHPGNEEVLCKVGEMSDRIKAAGYAPDLSCVLHDVDDEQKESALLGHSEKLALAFGMMNVCEPKPIRVMKNLRICVDCHSFAKFVSLVYSRELFIRDTSRFHHIVNGMCSCRDYW, from the exons ATGCTGAGAAGAAGCACTCAGTTTTTCCATCACTGCAATCTCCAAACATTCATATCTATCGCAATAAACAGAAATTTCTCAATCCACCAATCAACAAAGCTCGATTCTTTCCCCCCTAATTTTCCTAACTCAAACATCGCAGCACCCACTTTCAAACTAATTCATGCATCATCGCAAGAATATGATTTTATGCTAAACGAGTGCGTGAACCGGAAGCATGTGAGAGGAGGCCAAACGGTGCAAGCCCACATGATTAAAACCCGTTACCTTCGCCATGTGTACCTTGGCGGGAGGCTGATCGTGTTGTACTTGAAATGTGGGTGTCTGGATGATGCGCGAATGATGTTCGATGAAATGCCCCATCGAAATGTAGTGTCGTGGACGGCGATGATTTCTGGGTATACCAAGAGTGGGTTTTACTACGAAGCTCTCCGTCACTTTGTGGAGATGCTGAGATCAG GTACCAATCCCAACGAGTTCACTTTTGCTACGGTGCTTACTTCTTGCACGAGTGCTTCCCAGTTGGAATGTGGAAGACAGATCCACTCACTTATAGTCAAGAGCTCTTTTATATCCCACGTTTATGTTGGTAGCTCACTTCTTGACCTGTATGCCAAATCTGGAAGAATCCACGAAGCCCGTCTTGTATTTGAAGGTTTACCGGCGAGAGATGTGGTTTCGTGCACGGCTATCGTTTCGGGCTATGCTCAACTAGGATTTGATAAAGAGGCTCTTGATCTTTTCTGTGGGTTGCAAAGAGAAGGTATGGCTTTTAACCATGTTACCTATGCCTGTGTTTTGACTGCCCTTTCGGGGCTTGCTGCGTTTGAGTATGGAAGACAAGTGCACGGCCATGTTCTCCGATCTCACCTATCCTTCTACATTGTCCTTGAGAATTCTTTGATTGATATGTACGCGAAATGTGGACACCTCGTTTACGCTAGGAGGATCTTTGATGAAATGCGCGAAAGAAGTGTTATCTCTTGGAACGCAATGCTAGGAGGCTATGGTAAACATGGAGATGGGGAAGCTGTAGTTGAGTTGTACAATAAGATGAGGGAAGAGAATAAAGTCAATGCCGACAGCACAACTCTTTTAATAGTACTATCCGGTTGCAGTCACGGCGGAATGGAACAGATAGGCCTCGAATTCTTTGATGAGGCGGCCTCAACGAGTGGTGTTGATCTAGGCATTGAGCATTATGGCTGTGTTGTTGACTTACTCGGGCGCGCTGGCCAGTTAGAGAGGGCGTTGCAGTTCGTAAAAGAGATGCCTCTCGAGCCCAATGCTGCTATCTGGGGTTCGCTTCTGGGGGCGTGCAGGGCTCACCAGAACTTCCGAGTTGGGAAAGTTGCTGCGGATCATCTTCTTGAGATAGAGCCCGAAAACGCAGGAAACTATGTGATGCTTTGTAATCTATATGCATCTGATGGGAGGTGGCACGAGGTGAGGAAAGTGAGGCAGTTGATGAAAGAGAAGGCGGTGGTGAAGGAGCCGGGGAAGAGCTGGATGGCGTTGGGCCAGACCCTTCACACCTTCTATGCAGGTGACCGGTCCCATCCGGGCAACGAGGAGGTGCTGTGTAAAGTAGGGGAGATGTCGGATCGGATAAAGGCAGCCGGATACGCTCCTGATCTGAGTTGCGTTCTTCATGACGTGGACGACGAGCAGAAAGAGAGCGCGTTGCTCGGGCATAGTGAGAAACTAGCTCTAGCTTTTGGAATGATGAATGTTTGTGAACCGAAGCCTATACGCGTAATGAAGAATCTGAGGATCTGTGTGGATTGCCATAGCTTTGCAAAGTTTGTGTCCCTAGTTTACAGCAGGGAGCTGTTTATTAGAGATACAAGTAGGTTTCACCATATTGTAAATGGAATGTGTTCTTGTAGAGATTACTGGTAA